A section of the Acropora muricata isolate sample 2 chromosome 4, ASM3666990v1, whole genome shotgun sequence genome encodes:
- the LOC136913572 gene encoding octopamine receptor beta-1R-like, whose protein sequence is MANQSNSTFSIAPSIFNKEVVIVSCFFYVIIAFLAVFGNGLVIGSFIRYYRLRTITNYFVVSLAVADIIVGVISIPIWISILLYSSAEIGEVVNTVYNVLDLFAGTSSILHLVVISMERFFAVVYPIRHRNTSTKVYNVFLIAVWVIPAVACGSSIELKKTSREANMLFLFITFFVVPLFVILSAYARIWHTASTRIQPLQHSSRTMKRDMRIAFTIALVIGFFVIAWLPFFTVQLLLVFCHQCQPEIYSKGLLLFVKFMHYSNSAVNPIIYAIKIPEFRRAYKQLVELCLCCSKTNEDNSRTAGDLLSATEMHLPSYSIRERALSP, encoded by the coding sequence atggccAACCAATCAAACTCCACATTTTCGATTGCTCCTAGCATCTTCAATAAGGAAGTTGTCATTGTATCATGTTTTTTTTACGTCATCATTGCGTTCTTAGCAGTGTTTGGAAATGGACTCGTCATTGGTTCGTTCATTCGGTATTATCGCCTACGCACTATCACGAATTACTTTGTGGTGAGTCTCGCTGTGGCAGACATCATAGTGGGTGTCATTTCTATTCCAATTTGGATCTCGATATTGTTATATTCCTCTGCTGAAATTGGAGAAGTAGTGAACACGGTCTATAATGTGCTTGATCTATTCGCGGGTACCTCTTCTATTTTACACCTTGTGGTCATAAGTATGGAACGATTCTTTGCTGTGGTATACCCGATTCGACACCGAAACACATCTACCAAAGTCTACAACGTCTTCTTGATAGCCGTCTGGGTAATTCCAGCGGTGGCTTGTGGATCTTCGATAGAGTTAAAGAAGACAAGCCGAGAAGCAAACATGTTGTTTcttttcattacattttttgTCGTTCCCTTGTTCGTGATTCTGTCCGCGTATGCAAGAATCTGGCACACAGCTAGCACGCGAATTCAACCACTACAGCACAGCTCCAGGACAATGAAACGTGACATGCGCATCGCATTCACCATTGCTCTTGTCATTGGCTTTTTCGTAATAGCTTGGTTACCTTTCTTCACAGTTCAGTTGCTACTAGTGTTTTGTCACCAATGTCAACCCGAGATTTACAGCAAAGGTCTCCTGTTGTTTGTCAAGTTCATGCATTACAGTAACTCAGCGGTTAATCCCATTATCTACGCCATTAAAATCCCAGAATTCCGACGAGCCTACAAGCAGCTGGTTGAACTGTGTCTATGCTGTTCAAAAACGAATGAAGATAATTCTCGAACAGCTGGCGACCTTTTGTCAGCAACAGAAATGCACTTACCGTCATATAGCATAAGGGAACGAGCATTGTCGCCGTAA
- the LOC136913577 gene encoding sodium- and chloride-dependent glycine transporter 1-like: MTEKESIVSASDEIAEKPQGSHAAFVEQMTVEEGDVVVIEEEREKWGKKIDFMLSCIGYAVGLGNVWRFPYLCYENGGATFLIPYFIMLAINGIPLFYMELAIGQYLSLGTVGAWTALCPIARGIGFGMIMVSFLVSIYYNLIIAWCLLYLFESFRKDVPWKNCGNKWNTPLCSETTERAGFNCSAIGLAVGCKTTSPSEEFFNHYILKISDSISDMGSVSWQIVLCLILAWVIVYLCLIKGVASSGKVVYFTATFPYVVLFILMIRGATLEGSLDGVLFYLRPDVSKLKDPRVWVRAASQIFYSLGVGFGSLITFGSYNKFNNNCERDAIIVSCVNCGTSFFAGFVVFSVLGFMAQTLKVEVGDVVTSGKHKILLPYKRRMLQPAELVGSRRG, translated from the exons ATGACTGAGAAGGAAAGCATTGTTAGCGCGAGCGACGAAATAGCGGAGAAACCACAAGGTAGTCACGCTGCTTTTGTGGAACAAATGACTGTTGAAGAAGGAGATGTAGTTGTGATCGAGGAAGAACGAGAGAAATGGGGCAAGAAAATCGACTTCATGCTATCATGCATTGGGTATGCTGTTGGACTAGGCAATGTGTGGCGGTTCCCGTATTTGTGCTACGAAAACGGCGGAG CCACGTTCCTCATACCGTACTTTATCATGCTTGCAATCAATGGAATCCCTCTTTTCTATATGGAGCTTGCAATTGGTCAGTACCTCAGTCTTGGAACCGTCGGAGCTTGGACAGCTCTCTGTCCTATTGCTAGAG gaATTGGTTTCGGAATGATCATGGTTTCTTTTCTGGTGTCCATTTATTACAATTTGATAATCGCCTGGTGCCTTCTTTACTTGTTTGAGTCCTTCAGAAAAGACGTGCCTTGGAAGAACTGCGGCAACAAATGGAACACGCCGCTATGCAG CGAGACAACGGAACGTGCCGGCTTCAATTGCTCAGCAATTGGCCTCGCTGTCGGATGCAAAACAACATCCCCATCAGAAGAATTTTTCAA TCATTACATTCTGAAAATTAGTGATAGCATATCTGACATGGGTTCCGTGAGCTGGCAGATTGTTTTATGTTTGATCCTTGCTTGGGTCATCGTCTACTTGTGTCTCATCAAAGGAGTGGCGTCTTCCGGAAAA gTTGTCTATTTTACTGCTACCTTTCCCTATGTGGTGTTGTTCATTCTCATGATTCGTGGAGCCACACTCGAAGGCTCTCTAGATGGCGTCTTATTTTACCTCAGGCCAGACGTTTCAAAGTTGAAAGATCCCAGG GTTTGGGTCAGAGCGGCATCGCAAATCTTTTACTCACTCGGTGTTGGATTTGGGTCTCTCATCACTTTTGGAAGCTATAACAAGTTTAACAATAACTGCGAGAG GGATGCCATCATAGTCAGCTGCGTAAACTGTGGCACAAGTTTCTTTGCAGGATTTGTGGTGTTTAGTGTTCTTGGTTTCATGGCTCAAACACTAAAAGTTGAAGTCGGAGACGTGGTTACTTCAGGTAAACATAAAATTCTCTTGCCTTACAAAAGGCGTATGTTACAACCAGCTGAATTGGTTGGTTCGCGGCGAGGCTAA